One window of Strigops habroptila isolate Jane chromosome Z, bStrHab1.2.pri, whole genome shotgun sequence genomic DNA carries:
- the GCNT1 gene encoding beta-1,3-galactosyl-O-glycosyl-glycoprotein beta-1,6-N-acetylglucosaminyltransferase yields the protein MLKRKLRFCHNLRFRLFLGLTLILVIISVLKVNQKQDFLNRRHLELTKEDPVGSVNCTKIIEGDIEELQKVKLETLSVSFKKRPRLTTNDYINMTADCASFTKTRKYIMEPLSNEEAEFPIAYSIVVYHKIEMLDRLLRSIYAPQNFYCIHVDKKSPESFFAAVRGIVSCFDNVFISSQLESVVYASWSRVQADINCMKDLYRRSSNWKYLINLCGMDFPIKTNQEIVEKLKALKGENSLETEKMPVYKEVRWKKHHEVIDGNIKNTGIDKQLPPLSTPIFSGSAYFVVSRRFVEYILESSKILKFIEWAKDTYSPDEYLWATIQRIPEVPGAVSSSDKYDVSDMNALARFVKWQYFEGDVSKGAPYPPCSGVHVRSVCVFGVGDLNWMLRNHHFFANKFDTDVDPFAVKCLEEYLRHKALYLQKN from the coding sequence ATGCTGAAGAGGAAATTACGGTTTTGCCACAACTTGCGCTTCAGGCTTTTCTTGGGTTTAACTCTTATATTAGTaatcatttcagttttgaaagttAACCAGAAACAAGACTTCTTAAATCGGAGACATCTTGAGTTAACAAAAGAAGATCCTGTTGGCAGTGTTAATTGCACCAAGATTATAGAGGGGGATATAGAAGAACTTCAAAAGGTAAAGCTTGAGACGTTGTCTGTGTCGTTTAAGAAACGCCCCAGACTAACAACAAATGATTATATTAACATGACAGCAGACTGTGCCTCCTTCACCAAGACTAGGAAATACATTATGGAACCTCTAAGCAATGAAGAAGCAGAATTTCCAATAGCTTACTCAATAGTGGTTTATCACAAAATTGAGATGCTTGACAGACTTCTAAGGTCAATCTATGCCCCTCAGAATTTTTACTGCATTCATGTTGACAAAAAGTCTCCAGaatctttttttgctgctgtgagGGGAATAGTCTCATGTTTTGATAATGTCTTTATTTCCAGCCAGTTAGAGAGTGTTGTATATGCTTCGTGGAGCAGAGTGCAGGCAGACATTAACTGCATGAAAGATCTCTACAGAAGAAGTTCAAACTGGAAATACCTAATAAATCTCTGTGGCATGGACTTTCCAATAAAGACCAACCAGGAAATAgtagagaaattaaaagccCTTAAAGGTGAAAACAgcttggaaacagaaaaaatgccTGTTTATAAAGAAGTAAGGTGGAAGAAACACCATGAGGTTATAGATGGTAACATAAAGAACACAGGCATAGACAAGCAACTACCACCTCTCAGTACTCCAATTTTTTCTGGTAGTGCCTATTTTGTAGTTAGCAGAAGATTTGTAGAATACATAttagaaagcagcaaaatactTAAGTTCATTGAGTGGGCAAAAGACACTTACAGCCCAGATGAGTACTTGTGGGCAACAATTCAGAGAATCCCTGAAGTCCCAGGTGCAGTTTCTTCTAGTGACAAATACGATGTTTCTGACATGAATGCACTGGCCAGGTTTGTCAAGTGGCAGTACTTTGAAGGGGATGTGTCCAAAGGTGCACCCTACCCACCATGCAGTGGAGTTCATGTTCGCTCTGTCTGTGTTTTTGGGGTAGGAGACCTAAACTGGATGTTACGAAATCACCACTTCTTTGCTAATAAGTTTGACACTGATGTTGACCCTTTTGCAGTGAAATGTTTGGAAGAGTATTTGCGACACAAAGCTTTGTATCtgcaaaagaactga